GCGCCTCCTCCGTCTTCCCGTAGAAGCGCTCCACCGTCTCGCGCACCTTCGCGAGGAACTCCTCCTCCTTCGAGGCGTGTACCAGCACGTAGTCCGGCGCCACGCACGTCTGGCCCCCGTTGAGGAACTTGCCGAAGGTGATGCGCTCGGCCGCGGCCTTCACGTCCGCGTGCTCGTCCACCACCGCGGGCGACTTGCCGCCCAGCTCCAGCGTCACCCCGGCCAGGTGCTTCGCCGCCGCCTCCATCACCTTGCGCCCCACCCGCGGGCCCCCGGTGAAGAAGAAGTGATCGAAGGGCAGCTCCAGCAGCGCCTGGCTCTCCTGCGCGCCTCCCTCCACCACCGTCACCTCCGAGGGGTCGAACACGTCCCGGATGAGCTGCGAGAGGAAGGCCGCCGTGTGCGGCGTCTTCTCGCTCGGCTTCACCATCACGCAGTTGCCCGCCGCCACCGCCGCCACCAGCGGGGAGATGGTCAGCTGGAAGGGGTAGTTCCACGGGGCGATGATGAGCACCACGCCCTTGGGCTCGGAGTGCACCTCGCTGCGCGTGCCGGCGAGCAGCATCGGCGTGCCCACCTTGCGCGGCTTCATCCACTTGCCCAGGTGCTTGATGGCGTGGTCCAGCTCCATCAGCACCAGCAGCATCTCGCTCGTCTCCACCTCGGCCGCCGGCTTGCGGAAGTCCGCGTGGATGGCCTGGTAGAGCGCCTCGCGCCGCTCCACGACCGCGCGCTTGAGCTTCTTCAGCTTCTCAATCCGCTCCTTCGCGCTCGTCCTCGACACCTCCCAGCGCCGGGAGCGCAGCCGCTCGAAGCGCTCCTGGAAGGGATTCTTCCGGCCCTGCTCCTCCATGCTCACCACGCGCATCGTGTCCTCTCCTTGAGTCTGTCTCAGCGGGCTTCCAGCCCGCGCAGTGAAGTCGTGAGCGCGTCCGTCAGCTCGCGCGTGAAGTCCACCCGGAGCGGCTCCAGGTGCGGGGCGGCCGCGTGCACCTCGCGCACCACCGGGGCCAGGTCCGCCATCTGCCGCAGCCCCACCACCAGCGCGTGCACGTGCAGGAAGAAGCGCACGCCCTCGCCCGCCTTCAGGAAGGGCAGCCGCTTCTCCACCAGCGTCCCCGCCCGCACCACCGCCTCCAGCAGCCGCTCCTTGAAGGTGCGCACCTGCTCCACCGTCACGTTCTGCTCCAGCACCGTCTGCAGCCGCGCCAGCAGCCGGGTGAGCGGCTCCTCTCCCTCCAGCGTCTCCGCCACCGTGCGCGCCACCCGCGCCCCCGTCCACCGGCCCTCGCTCCGCCCCAGCGCCTCCTCCAGCCGCGCGAACCACGCGAAGAGCTGCTCCTCCAGCAGCGCCAGGAAGAGCGCCTCCTTCGTCGGGAAGTAGAGGAACACCGTCCCCTTGGCCAGCTTCACCCGCTCCGCCACGTCCGCCATCTTCACCTCGTCGTACGAGGTGGCCCGGTACAGCTCCAGCGCCGCGTCCAGCAGCTGCCGCCGCCGCGCCTCCTTGTCCTCTTCCTTCCTCGCCCGCTGCGGCATCACCCGCTTCGCCGTGTTGCTGACCATGAGTCATTCCGTAAGAGGCGGGGACCCGGCTGTCAAGTGACCTGCGGTCATCTGTTCACGGGCGGAGAAACTCGCGGTGGCCCGGCTGATGTGCGAGCATGTGGGCATGCGTCCCATCCAGGCGGAGTTGCTCGACGGCGGCGCGCTGTACCGGGAAGTGGTGCTGAGCAAGCTGGCGCACGCGCGCGAGTCGGTGTGGATCGCGACGGCGAACGTGAAGGCCATGTACGTGGAGCAGGCGGGGCGGTACGTGCCGCTCTTGCAGGTGCTGGACGGGCTGGCGGCGCGCGGGGTGGCGCTGCGGCTGTTGCACGCGGAGCTGCCCAGCCGGCCCTTCCGGGCGGAGTTCGACAAGCGCTCGCGGCTGGTGCGGGGCGGGTTGGAGCTCAAGGTGTGCCCGCGGGTGCACTTCAAGACGGTGCTGGTGGACGGGGCGTGGGCCTACCTGGGCAGCGCCAACCTCACCGGGGCGGGGCTGGGGGCCAAGGGCGGGGATGTGCGCAACTTCGAGATGGGCTTCGTCACCGAGGACTTCGACGTCATCGACCGGGTGACGGCCCTCTACGAGTCGGTGTGGAGCGGGGCGGAGTGCCGGGGCTGCCGGCTGCGCGCGGTGTGTCCGGACCCCATCCTCCCCGCGGGCACCCGCCCGGAGAAGGAGGCGGCCCCGGGCGGCATCCGCCTGGGCAAGGCACGGCGCCTGGTGCGCGGCCGGCCGGGGCGTTAGGGGCCCGTACATTCCCACTGTCCGGAATGTTACAATCGCCTCCCGATGACGGCTGATGCCTCTGGGATGCAGGCCCTGCGCCGGGTGAAGCGGAAGAACTACTTCGTCTGTGCTGCCCTCCTCTTCGGAGGATTCATTGCCCATGCCCTGGCGCTGGGGGCCTTCGTGCCGGCGCTCGCGCTGGCGTACGGGGGGTGGAGCGCGAGCTTCCTGGGAATCGGCCTGGCGGTGGGGGCGGGGTGGATCTCCGTGAAGGCGACGGGGTTCTGGTCCGGGCCCTCGTCGCTCGTGGCGGCGACGGCGCTCGTCCACCTCACGGGAGGGCCGCTCAGCCCCTGCTTCCCGATGCTCAGCGCCATCCCCTTCGCCATCGCCATCTTCACGCCGGACACCCGCGTGCCCACGGTGGCGGCCTGCGGGGGCATGCTGCTCTCGGTGGCGGTGCTGGACGTGCTGGCCGGCCTGCCGGCGCGCGAGCTGCTGGCGCACATGGCGAGCTTCGGGCTGATTGGCGCCATCGCCATCGCCGGGTCGCGCACGTACCGGCGCATGAGCGACGCGGAGAAGACGGCGCAGCAGGAGCGGCTGGTGGCGCAGCAGGAGCGGCTGGTGGTGCTCGAGCAGCTGGCCGAGAGCGAGCGCCGCCGGATGAAGGCCGAGCGCGAGCGCGTGGAGGTGGACCGGCTGGTGCTGGTGGGGCAGCTGGCGGCCGGGGTGGCCCACGAGGTGAACAACCCGCTGGCCTTCGTGAAGTCCAATCTCAGCTTCCTGGAGCGGGAGCTGCGCCACGAGGGCGGCCCGTTGGACGTGGGCGAGCTGCGGGACGTGGTCGCCGAGACGCAGGATGGGGTGCTGCGCATCCAGCAGATCGTCATGGACCTGCGGCGCTTCTCGCGGGAGATCGACGAGGGCGACGAGGGACAGGCGGCGGACGCCATCCAGGAGGCGAGGCGGCTGGCCTCGGTGCGTCTGCG
The sequence above is drawn from the Archangium gephyra genome and encodes:
- a CDS encoding aldehyde dehydrogenase family protein, which encodes MRVVSMEEQGRKNPFQERFERLRSRRWEVSRTSAKERIEKLKKLKRAVVERREALYQAIHADFRKPAAEVETSEMLLVLMELDHAIKHLGKWMKPRKVGTPMLLAGTRSEVHSEPKGVVLIIAPWNYPFQLTISPLVAAVAAGNCVMVKPSEKTPHTAAFLSQLIRDVFDPSEVTVVEGGAQESQALLELPFDHFFFTGGPRVGRKVMEAAAKHLAGVTLELGGKSPAVVDEHADVKAAAERITFGKFLNGGQTCVAPDYVLVHASKEEEFLAKVRETVERFYGKTEEARKSTPDFCRMVDDAQFSRVNGLLERSVASGVRVVTGGVVDASSRYIAPTVLADVKPEAPIMEEEIFGPVLPVLRYQQLDEAVRHIRSGTKPLAMYIFSQDKRAVDRLVSETSAGGTCVNTTVVHLTNADLPFGGIGESGVGNYHGEYGFRTFSHERAVLRQGRIAFLQTFFPPYTDKAKKMQRMASRLFE
- a CDS encoding TetR/AcrR family transcriptional regulator; protein product: MVSNTAKRVMPQRARKEEDKEARRRQLLDAALELYRATSYDEVKMADVAERVKLAKGTVFLYFPTKEALFLALLEEQLFAWFARLEEALGRSEGRWTGARVARTVAETLEGEEPLTRLLARLQTVLEQNVTVEQVRTFKERLLEAVVRAGTLVEKRLPFLKAGEGVRFFLHVHALVVGLRQMADLAPVVREVHAAAPHLEPLRVDFTRELTDALTTSLRGLEAR
- a CDS encoding phospholipase D-like domain-containing protein — translated: MRPIQAELLDGGALYREVVLSKLAHARESVWIATANVKAMYVEQAGRYVPLLQVLDGLAARGVALRLLHAELPSRPFRAEFDKRSRLVRGGLELKVCPRVHFKTVLVDGAWAYLGSANLTGAGLGAKGGDVRNFEMGFVTEDFDVIDRVTALYESVWSGAECRGCRLRAVCPDPILPAGTRPEKEAAPGGIRLGKARRLVRGRPGR
- a CDS encoding sensor histidine kinase gives rise to the protein MTADASGMQALRRVKRKNYFVCAALLFGGFIAHALALGAFVPALALAYGGWSASFLGIGLAVGAGWISVKATGFWSGPSSLVAATALVHLTGGPLSPCFPMLSAIPFAIAIFTPDTRVPTVAACGGMLLSVAVLDVLAGLPARELLAHMASFGLIGAIAIAGSRTYRRMSDAEKTAQQERLVAQQERLVVLEQLAESERRRMKAERERVEVDRLVLVGQLAAGVAHEVNNPLAFVKSNLSFLERELRHEGGPLDVGELRDVVAETQDGVLRIQQIVMDLRRFSREIDEGDEGQAADAIQEARRLASVRLRGLGDVTLEIDAELPLVRLGQRHLVQVLLNLLVNAADAVEDAEPARRAAIIVRARQAEGGVRLEVEDNGPGIPQEVLARLFEPFFTTKPPGKGTGLGLALCREYVLRVDGSLHAENRAEGGARFVMWLPAAGQHVPAPAPASAAA